From the genome of Candidatus Hydrogenedentota bacterium:
CGGCAGTGCATGGTGGTTTCGATTGATGTGCGTCGGCATGCAGACGGCCGCTGCGAAGTATTCACGCATGCGGGACGCAAGGCTACCGGTCTCGATCCCGTCGAAACCGCGCTCCGCATGGAAGCACACGGCGCGGGCGAGATCTTCCTGACTTCGATTGATCGCGACGGCACGATGGACGGATACGACATCGAATTGGTGCGAAGCGTGGCGGACGCGGTTTCGATTCCCGTGATTGCCTGCGGCGGCGCGGGGAGTGTCGCGCATCTGGCGCAGGCCGTGTACGAGGGGCATGCGTCGGCGGTGGCGGCAGGTGCGTTTTTCCTTTTTTACGGCAAGCGGCGGACCGTCTTGATCACATATCCAACGGACGAGGAACTCCGCGCCCATTTCCGCCCCGAACACATCCGCACGAAAGACCCGATGAGCATTGTTGACACCCGGTTGGCGCGCTTGTAGGAGAAAAATGACGACCCAGCTTTGTACGCGGTGCATCATGGAC
Proteins encoded in this window:
- a CDS encoding AglZ/HisF2 family acetamidino modification protein; its protein translation is MHKVRVIPVLLLRGWGLEKSIQFTTPKYVGCPINAARVFNGKNVDELILLDIIATEERRGPQIEVVRQIAGESFMPFSVGGGIRTVDGMWELLQAGADRVVINTAAIEDPDLVARGADRFGRQCMVVSIDVRRHADGRCEVFTHAGRKATGLDPVETALRMEAHGAGEIFLTSIDRDGTMDGYDIELVRSVADAVSIPVIACGGAGSVAHLAQAVYEGHASAVAAGAFFLFYGKRRTVLITYPTDEELRAHFRPEHIRTKDPMSIVDTRLARL